Proteins encoded within one genomic window of Brassica rapa cultivar Chiifu-401-42 chromosome A09, CAAS_Brap_v3.01, whole genome shotgun sequence:
- the LOC103847885 gene encoding uncharacterized protein LOC103847885 isoform X9, with the protein MKNNLKKKGKLLSIAKDCEVEVSIQEDGFRGSWYRAILEQNPTRVTGKKLRVSYKTMFNEDGVSPLKETIERSFIRPVPPECLNEGVVFKEGSVVDAYFNNGWWTGVIVVERPDGSFLVYFDDPPDIMRFIRSQLRPHADWIGSKWVKSKNKVLSQHMFTRGKLVEMTREISESEKEKIWVRALVITEVRKQGDDRRKFLIKRCTISQNSSDEAEGKHLIVDICKIRPSPPRDLCAEYSLNDYVEVVVTHGWRKGRVTEILLENKYKVYFAATKEDAVFNYTEIRLSMEWLGGGSWIRAHEREFENNAGTPIRPGQDSPSNTLATDEDDTLNDDATKIRSDQESPSITLVLESNEEDKVNDDATEITSSLERHRNTSVLEATEAETQNHETIYGKELPLPHESEDMMDDVATPIIDPQEIPRGETMSESNDKIALPKRISETGTKGVVLQRINKRSNLKLVGKVETLLGKEFKKLEDSFLAPVIKMGRKQKLMVFSRHLIHHLLLRRIDIGEKGLWFTFGEQLMRFSLREFHLTTGLPCVVDKDEDEAETSATKKKKKDPWMNKNQTLNTLLKLLVEKSKELTADQRLRLGATILVEGILMASNPVTSIPEERLLRARNFKEFCKYPWGNLAFDYLLKEVKSFTYAKLTENNQYAICGFIYALQLWALSSVNQLGTFFGISDDGIQFPLCLHWKETKALTIEEVNRFDQMEKVDVKCILGDPGLHSDLVEDVDCEFGRVVDLVKRGYRLKRQDWLNRSVDIAVAEAEVDENNSVPGIDATDQEKIEFLNNKVVSLEERVKYLEGLLNIRGETVKETEKSKETEAATKTKVNGQNADYELDENEVLGVYIDAKRKEIAKRKKNGVRPPREVGHQDEDDVEVEVNEEQPQEEEEQQQEDDTEDDVDDGDKESENPETNEGQTQEEEEQHQEDDAEVNEEQPQEEEEQQEEEDTEDDVDDGDKESENPETNEEQKQEEEEQQQEDDTEVNTDVDVGAKENGSENPVKGSKKRGRKVNISQCIRVYKMLFSIIYVTFFIVSSKLKDGEENEDAYEKPVKVTRKSERVTKGGEVNEDASEKPMKGTRKSKRGTKGGEVNEDASEKPMKGTRKSKRGTKVNISLCIMLYKMLFSILYVTFFIVSSKLKDGEENEYAYEKPVKVTRKSERVTKGKKKGVTPPREVQQQVEDHAETNEDGEGNEDASKKHVKFTKKNGRGNKEHNVGTPKSKKQKKQFEKDSADDVIGSVLEDLKNAD; encoded by the exons atgaaaaataatttgaagaaaaaaggaaaactttTGTCTATTGCCAAAGATTGTGAAGTAGAAGTATCTATTCAAGAAGATGGGTTCAGAGGTTCTTGGTATAGAGCTATCCTCGAGCAAAATCCGACGAGAGTAACAGGAAAAAAGCTTCGGGTTAGTTACAAAACTATGTTCAACGAAGATGGTGTAAGTCCTTTGAAGGAAACTATTGAAAGAAGTTTTATTCGGCCAGTCCCGCCAGAGTGTCTGAATGAGGGTGTCGTATTCAAGGAAGGGTCGGTGGTGGATGCTTATTTTAATAATGGTTGGTGGACTGGTGTTATCGTAGTTGAAAGGCCAGATGGTAGTTTtttggtttactttgatgatccACCAGACATAATGAGATTCATCAGAAGCCAACTGAGACCTCATGCTGATTGGATCGGCTCCAAATGGGTCAAAAGCAAAAACaag GTATTGAGTCAACACATGTTTACGAGAGGGAAGTTGGTGGAAATGACCCGTGAAATTAGTGAAAGTGAAAAGGAAAAAATTTGGGTCCGAGCATTGGTAATTACAGAAGTTCGGAAACAAGGAGATGATAGAAGAAAATTTCTGATCAAAAGATGTACAATCTCACAAAATTCGAGTGATGAAGCGGAAGGAAAACATTTAATAGTTGATATTTGCAAAATAAGGCCATCTCCTCCTCGAGATCTTTGTGCAGAGTACAGTCTGAACGACTATGTTGAAGTGGTTGTTACCCATGGGTGGCGCAAAGGTCGAGTGACGGAAATTCTCCTTGAAAACAAATACAAAGTGTATTTCGCTGCCACAAAAGAGGATGCGGTTTTTAATTATACTGAGATTAGGCTGTCAATGGAGTGGCTAGGTGGTGGTAGTTGGATTCGCGCACATGAG AGAGAATTTGAAAATAATGCTGGCACACCAATCAGACCCGGTCAAGATAGTCCTAGTAACACACTTGCCACCGATGAAGATGATACGTTGAATGATGATGCCACCAAAATCAGATCCGATCAAGAGAGCCCTAGTATCACACTTGTTTTAGAATCCAATGAAGAGGATAAGGTGAATGATGATGCCACAGAAATCACATCCTCTCTCGAGAGACACAGAAACACTTCTGTTTTAGAAGCCACTGAGGCTGAAACACAAAACCATGAAACCATATAT GGAAAGGAGTTACCATTACCTCATGAATCAGAAGATATGATGGATGATGTAGCCACTCCAATCATAGACCCTCAAGAGATTCCACGAG GTGAAACGATGAGTGAGTCTAATGACAAGATTGCTTTGCCAAAAAGAATCTCCGAAACTGGTACAAAAGGAGTCGTATTGCAAAGAATTAACAAGCGCTCCAATCTGAAGTTGGTTGGTAAAGTTGAAACCCTTTTGGGCAAAGAATTCAAGAAGCTTGAAGATTCATTCTTGGCTCCGGTAATTAAGATGGGAAGGAAGCAGAAGCTTATGGTGTTTTCAAGGCATTTGATTCATCACTTACTCTTAAGGAGAATTGATATAGGCGAGAAGGGTTTGTGGTTTACTTTTGGAGAACAACTAATGAGGTTTTCTCTAAGAGAATTCCACTTGACAACGGGTCTGCCTTGTGTtgttgataaagatgaagatgaagccgAGACTTCagcaacaaaaaagaagaagaaagatccaTGGATGAACAAGAATCAAACTCTAAACACCTTGCTTAAGCTTCTTGTCGAAAAGAGTAAAGAGCTTACTGCTGATCAGAGATTAAGATTGGGAGCTACAATCCTTGTGGAAGGGATATTGATGGCAAGCAATCCGGTGACAAGTATTCCAGAAGAGCGTCTGCTTAGAGCTAGAAATTTCAAAGAGTTTTGCAAGTATCCCTGGGGGAATTTGGCCTTTGATTATTTACTGAAAGAAGTGAAGAGCTTTACCTATGCAAAGCTGACGGAGAATAATCAATACGCGATTTGTGGCTTTATATATGCGCTTCAGCTCTGGGCGTTATCTTCTGTGAATCAACTAGGCACATTCTTTGGTATTAGCGATGATGGAATTCAGTTTCCCTTGTGCTTGCATTGGAAAGAAACCAAAGCGCTTACTATTGAGGAGGTTAACAGATTCGACCAAATGGAGAAG GTTGATGTCAAATGTATCCTTGGAGATCCCGGATTGCATAGCGACTTGGTTGAAGATGTTGACTGTGAATTTGGAAGAGTTGTTGATCTTGTCAAAAGAGGATATCGTTTGAAGAGACAAGATTGGCTCAATAGAAGTGTCGACATTGCCGTTGCTGAAGCTGAAGTGGACGAAAATAATTCTGTTCCTGGGATTGATGCAACTGATCAAGAAAAGATTGAATTCCTCAATAATAAGGTAGTGTCTCTTGAAGAAAGAGTGAAGTACCTTGAAGGTCTTTTGAACATTCGTGGAGAAACTGTGAAG GAAACTGAGAAGTCAAAAGAAACTGAAGCCGCCACAAAAACCAAG GTAAATGGACAGAATGCCGATTATGAACTTGACGAAAATGAAGTTTTAGGAGTTTATATAGATGCCAAAAGAAAGGAAATCGCTaag AGAAAGAAGAATGGTGTAAGACCTCCACGTGAAGTAGGACATCAAGATGAAGATGATGTAGAAGTCGAAGTCAATGAA gaacaaccacaagaagaagaggaacaacaacaagaagatgATACAGAAGACGATGTGGACGATGGTGATAAAGAGAGTGAAAATCCGGAAACCAATGAA GGACAGACACAAGAGGAAGAGGAACAACACCAAGAGGATGACGCAGAAGTCAATGAA gaacagccacaagaagaagaggaacaacaagaagaagaggatacAGAAGACGATGTGGACGACGGTGATAAAGAGAGTGAAAATCCGGAAACCAATGAA GAACAGAAACAAGAGGAAGAGGAGCAACAACAAGAGGATGACACAGAAGTCAATACAGATGTTGACGTCGGTGCTAAGGAAAATGGATCTGAAAACCCCGTGAAAGGTTCAAAGAAACGTGGAAGAAAGGTAAATATCTCTCAGtgtataagggtttataaaatgtTGTTTAGTATAATCtatgtaactttttttattgtgtcaTCAAAATTGAAGGATGGAGAAGAAAATGAGGATGCATATGAAAAGCCCGTGAAGGTTACAAGGAAAAGTGAAAGAGTAACTAAG GGTGGAGAAGTAAATGAGGATGCATCTGAAAAGCCCATGAAGGGTACAAGGAAAAGTAAAAGAGGAACTAAG GGTGGAGAAGTAAATGAGGATGCATCTGAAAAGCCCATGAAGGGTACAAGGAAAAGTAAAAGAGGAACTAAGGTGAATATCTCTCTGTGTATAATGCTTTATAAAATGTTGTTTAGTATACTCtatgtaactttttttattgtgtcaTCAAAATTGAAGGATGGAGAAGAAAATGAGTATGCATATGAAAAGCCCGTGAAGGTTACAAGGAAAAGTGAAAGAGTAACTAAG GGAAAGAAGAAAGGTGTAACACCCCCACGTGAAGTACAACAACAAGTAGAAGATCATGCAGAAACCAATGAA GATGGAGAAGGGAATGAGGATGCATCTAAAAAGCACGTGAAGTTTACAAAGAAGAATGGAAGAGGAAATAAG GAACACAATGTTGGCACCCCCAAatcgaaaaaacaaaagaaacaatttgAGAAAGATTCAGCTGATGATGTGATAGGAAGTGTTTTGGAAGATCTTAAAAATGCCGATTAG
- the LOC103847885 gene encoding uncharacterized protein LOC103847885 isoform X12 has product MKNNLKKKGKLLSIAKDCEVEVSIQEDGFRGSWYRAILEQNPTRVTGKKLRVSYKTMFNEDGVSPLKETIERSFIRPVPPECLNEGVVFKEGSVVDAYFNNGWWTGVIVVERPDGSFLVYFDDPPDIMRFIRSQLRPHADWIGSKWVKSKNKVLSQHMFTRGKLVEMTREISESEKEKIWVRALVITEVRKQGDDRRKFLIKRCTISQNSSDEAEGKHLIVDICKIRPSPPRDLCAEYSLNDYVEVVVTHGWRKGRVTEILLENKYKVYFAATKEDAVFNYTEIRLSMEWLGGGSWIRAHEREFENNAGTPIRPGQDSPSNTLATDEDDTLNDDATKIRSDQESPSITLVLESNEEDKVNDDATEITSSLERHRNTSVLEATEAETQNHETIYGKELPLPHESEDMMDDVATPIIDPQEIPRGETMSESNDKIALPKRISETGTKGVVLQRINKRSNLKLVGKVETLLGKEFKKLEDSFLAPVIKMGRKQKLMVFSRHLIHHLLLRRIDIGEKGLWFTFGEQLMRFSLREFHLTTGLPCVVDKDEDEAETSATKKKKKDPWMNKNQTLNTLLKLLVEKSKELTADQRLRLGATILVEGILMASNPVTSIPEERLLRARNFKEFCKYPWGNLAFDYLLKEVKSFTYAKLTENNQYAICGFIYALQLWALSSVNQLGTFFGISDDGIQFPLCLHWKETKALTIEEVNRFDQMEKVDVKCILGDPGLHSDLVEDVDCEFGRVVDLVKRGYRLKRQDWLNRSVDIAVAEAEVDENNSVPGIDATDQEKIEFLNNKVVSLEERVKYLEGLLNIRGETVKETEKSKETEAATKTKVNGQNADYELDENEVLGVYIDAKRKEIAKRKKNGVRPPREVGHQDEDDVEVEVNEEQPQEEEEQQQEDDTEDDVDDGDKESENPETNEGQTQEEEEQHQEDDAEVNEEQPQEEEEQQEEEDTEDDVDDGDKESENPETNEEQKQEEEEQQQEDDTEVNTDVDVGAKENGSENPVKGSKKRGRKVNISQCIRVYKMLFSIIYVTFFIVSSKLKDGEENEDAYEKPVKVTRKSERVTKGGEVNEDASEKPMKGTRKSKRGTKGGEVNEDASEKPMKGTRKSKRGTKDGEENEYAYEKPVKVTRKSERVTKGKKKGVTPPREVQQQVEDHAETNEDGEGNEDASKKHVKFTKKNGRGNKEHNVGTPKSKKQKKQFEKDSADDVIGSVLEDLKNAD; this is encoded by the exons atgaaaaataatttgaagaaaaaaggaaaactttTGTCTATTGCCAAAGATTGTGAAGTAGAAGTATCTATTCAAGAAGATGGGTTCAGAGGTTCTTGGTATAGAGCTATCCTCGAGCAAAATCCGACGAGAGTAACAGGAAAAAAGCTTCGGGTTAGTTACAAAACTATGTTCAACGAAGATGGTGTAAGTCCTTTGAAGGAAACTATTGAAAGAAGTTTTATTCGGCCAGTCCCGCCAGAGTGTCTGAATGAGGGTGTCGTATTCAAGGAAGGGTCGGTGGTGGATGCTTATTTTAATAATGGTTGGTGGACTGGTGTTATCGTAGTTGAAAGGCCAGATGGTAGTTTtttggtttactttgatgatccACCAGACATAATGAGATTCATCAGAAGCCAACTGAGACCTCATGCTGATTGGATCGGCTCCAAATGGGTCAAAAGCAAAAACaag GTATTGAGTCAACACATGTTTACGAGAGGGAAGTTGGTGGAAATGACCCGTGAAATTAGTGAAAGTGAAAAGGAAAAAATTTGGGTCCGAGCATTGGTAATTACAGAAGTTCGGAAACAAGGAGATGATAGAAGAAAATTTCTGATCAAAAGATGTACAATCTCACAAAATTCGAGTGATGAAGCGGAAGGAAAACATTTAATAGTTGATATTTGCAAAATAAGGCCATCTCCTCCTCGAGATCTTTGTGCAGAGTACAGTCTGAACGACTATGTTGAAGTGGTTGTTACCCATGGGTGGCGCAAAGGTCGAGTGACGGAAATTCTCCTTGAAAACAAATACAAAGTGTATTTCGCTGCCACAAAAGAGGATGCGGTTTTTAATTATACTGAGATTAGGCTGTCAATGGAGTGGCTAGGTGGTGGTAGTTGGATTCGCGCACATGAG AGAGAATTTGAAAATAATGCTGGCACACCAATCAGACCCGGTCAAGATAGTCCTAGTAACACACTTGCCACCGATGAAGATGATACGTTGAATGATGATGCCACCAAAATCAGATCCGATCAAGAGAGCCCTAGTATCACACTTGTTTTAGAATCCAATGAAGAGGATAAGGTGAATGATGATGCCACAGAAATCACATCCTCTCTCGAGAGACACAGAAACACTTCTGTTTTAGAAGCCACTGAGGCTGAAACACAAAACCATGAAACCATATAT GGAAAGGAGTTACCATTACCTCATGAATCAGAAGATATGATGGATGATGTAGCCACTCCAATCATAGACCCTCAAGAGATTCCACGAG GTGAAACGATGAGTGAGTCTAATGACAAGATTGCTTTGCCAAAAAGAATCTCCGAAACTGGTACAAAAGGAGTCGTATTGCAAAGAATTAACAAGCGCTCCAATCTGAAGTTGGTTGGTAAAGTTGAAACCCTTTTGGGCAAAGAATTCAAGAAGCTTGAAGATTCATTCTTGGCTCCGGTAATTAAGATGGGAAGGAAGCAGAAGCTTATGGTGTTTTCAAGGCATTTGATTCATCACTTACTCTTAAGGAGAATTGATATAGGCGAGAAGGGTTTGTGGTTTACTTTTGGAGAACAACTAATGAGGTTTTCTCTAAGAGAATTCCACTTGACAACGGGTCTGCCTTGTGTtgttgataaagatgaagatgaagccgAGACTTCagcaacaaaaaagaagaagaaagatccaTGGATGAACAAGAATCAAACTCTAAACACCTTGCTTAAGCTTCTTGTCGAAAAGAGTAAAGAGCTTACTGCTGATCAGAGATTAAGATTGGGAGCTACAATCCTTGTGGAAGGGATATTGATGGCAAGCAATCCGGTGACAAGTATTCCAGAAGAGCGTCTGCTTAGAGCTAGAAATTTCAAAGAGTTTTGCAAGTATCCCTGGGGGAATTTGGCCTTTGATTATTTACTGAAAGAAGTGAAGAGCTTTACCTATGCAAAGCTGACGGAGAATAATCAATACGCGATTTGTGGCTTTATATATGCGCTTCAGCTCTGGGCGTTATCTTCTGTGAATCAACTAGGCACATTCTTTGGTATTAGCGATGATGGAATTCAGTTTCCCTTGTGCTTGCATTGGAAAGAAACCAAAGCGCTTACTATTGAGGAGGTTAACAGATTCGACCAAATGGAGAAG GTTGATGTCAAATGTATCCTTGGAGATCCCGGATTGCATAGCGACTTGGTTGAAGATGTTGACTGTGAATTTGGAAGAGTTGTTGATCTTGTCAAAAGAGGATATCGTTTGAAGAGACAAGATTGGCTCAATAGAAGTGTCGACATTGCCGTTGCTGAAGCTGAAGTGGACGAAAATAATTCTGTTCCTGGGATTGATGCAACTGATCAAGAAAAGATTGAATTCCTCAATAATAAGGTAGTGTCTCTTGAAGAAAGAGTGAAGTACCTTGAAGGTCTTTTGAACATTCGTGGAGAAACTGTGAAG GAAACTGAGAAGTCAAAAGAAACTGAAGCCGCCACAAAAACCAAG GTAAATGGACAGAATGCCGATTATGAACTTGACGAAAATGAAGTTTTAGGAGTTTATATAGATGCCAAAAGAAAGGAAATCGCTaag AGAAAGAAGAATGGTGTAAGACCTCCACGTGAAGTAGGACATCAAGATGAAGATGATGTAGAAGTCGAAGTCAATGAA gaacaaccacaagaagaagaggaacaacaacaagaagatgATACAGAAGACGATGTGGACGATGGTGATAAAGAGAGTGAAAATCCGGAAACCAATGAA GGACAGACACAAGAGGAAGAGGAACAACACCAAGAGGATGACGCAGAAGTCAATGAA gaacagccacaagaagaagaggaacaacaagaagaagaggatacAGAAGACGATGTGGACGACGGTGATAAAGAGAGTGAAAATCCGGAAACCAATGAA GAACAGAAACAAGAGGAAGAGGAGCAACAACAAGAGGATGACACAGAAGTCAATACAGATGTTGACGTCGGTGCTAAGGAAAATGGATCTGAAAACCCCGTGAAAGGTTCAAAGAAACGTGGAAGAAAGGTAAATATCTCTCAGtgtataagggtttataaaatgtTGTTTAGTATAATCtatgtaactttttttattgtgtcaTCAAAATTGAAGGATGGAGAAGAAAATGAGGATGCATATGAAAAGCCCGTGAAGGTTACAAGGAAAAGTGAAAGAGTAACTAAG GGTGGAGAAGTAAATGAGGATGCATCTGAAAAGCCCATGAAGGGTACAAGGAAAAGTAAAAGAGGAACTAAG GGTGGAGAAGTAAATGAGGATGCATCTGAAAAGCCCATGAAGGGTACAAGGAAAAGTAAAAGAGGAACTAAG GATGGAGAAGAAAATGAGTATGCATATGAAAAGCCCGTGAAGGTTACAAGGAAAAGTGAAAGAGTAACTAAG GGAAAGAAGAAAGGTGTAACACCCCCACGTGAAGTACAACAACAAGTAGAAGATCATGCAGAAACCAATGAA GATGGAGAAGGGAATGAGGATGCATCTAAAAAGCACGTGAAGTTTACAAAGAAGAATGGAAGAGGAAATAAG GAACACAATGTTGGCACCCCCAAatcgaaaaaacaaaagaaacaatttgAGAAAGATTCAGCTGATGATGTGATAGGAAGTGTTTTGGAAGATCTTAAAAATGCCGATTAG
- the LOC103847885 gene encoding uncharacterized protein LOC103847885 isoform X14 yields the protein MKNNLKKKGKLLSIAKDCEVEVSIQEDGFRGSWYRAILEQNPTRVTGKKLRVSYKTMFNEDGVSPLKETIERSFIRPVPPECLNEGVVFKEGSVVDAYFNNGWWTGVIVVERPDGSFLVYFDDPPDIMRFIRSQLRPHADWIGSKWVKSKNKVLSQHMFTRGKLVEMTREISESEKEKIWVRALVITEVRKQGDDRRKFLIKRCTISQNSSDEAEGKHLIVDICKIRPSPPRDLCAEYSLNDYVEVVVTHGWRKGRVTEILLENKYKVYFAATKEDAVFNYTEIRLSMEWLGGGSWIRAHEREFENNAGTPIRPGQDSPSNTLATDEDDTLNDDATKIRSDQESPSITLVLESNEEDKVNDDATEITSSLERHRNTSVLEATEAETQNHETIYGKELPLPHESEDMMDDVATPIIDPQEIPRGETMSESNDKIALPKRISETGTKGVVLQRINKRSNLKLVGKVETLLGKEFKKLEDSFLAPVIKMGRKQKLMVFSRHLIHHLLLRRIDIGEKGLWFTFGEQLMRFSLREFHLTTGLPCVVDKDEDEAETSATKKKKKDPWMNKNQTLNTLLKLLVEKSKELTADQRLRLGATILVEGILMASNPVTSIPEERLLRARNFKEFCKYPWGNLAFDYLLKEVKSFTYAKLTENNQYAICGFIYALQLWALSSVNQLGTFFGISDDGIQFPLCLHWKETKALTIEEVNRFDQMEKVDVKCILGDPGLHSDLVEDVDCEFGRVVDLVKRGYRLKRQDWLNRSVDIAVAEAEVDENNSVPGIDATDQEKIEFLNNKVVSLEERVKYLEGLLNIRGETVKETEKSKETEAATKTKVNGQNADYELDENEVLGVYIDAKRKEIAKRKKNGVRPPREVGHQDEDDVEVEVNEEQPQEEEEQQQEDDTEDDVDDGDKESENPETNEGQTQEEEEQHQEDDAEVNEEQPQEEEEQQEEEDTEDDVDDGDKESENPETNEEQKQEEEEQQQEDDTEVNTDVDVGAKENGSENPVKGSKKRGRKVNISQCIRVYKMLFSIIYVTFFIVSSKLKDGEENEDAYEKPVKVTRKSERVTKGGEVNEDASEKPMKGTRKSKRGTKDGEENEYAYEKPVKVTRKSERVTKGKKKGVTPPREVQQQVEDHAETNEDGEGNEDASKKHVKFTKKNGRGNKEHNVGTPKSKKQKKQFEKDSADDVIGSVLEDLKNAD from the exons atgaaaaataatttgaagaaaaaaggaaaactttTGTCTATTGCCAAAGATTGTGAAGTAGAAGTATCTATTCAAGAAGATGGGTTCAGAGGTTCTTGGTATAGAGCTATCCTCGAGCAAAATCCGACGAGAGTAACAGGAAAAAAGCTTCGGGTTAGTTACAAAACTATGTTCAACGAAGATGGTGTAAGTCCTTTGAAGGAAACTATTGAAAGAAGTTTTATTCGGCCAGTCCCGCCAGAGTGTCTGAATGAGGGTGTCGTATTCAAGGAAGGGTCGGTGGTGGATGCTTATTTTAATAATGGTTGGTGGACTGGTGTTATCGTAGTTGAAAGGCCAGATGGTAGTTTtttggtttactttgatgatccACCAGACATAATGAGATTCATCAGAAGCCAACTGAGACCTCATGCTGATTGGATCGGCTCCAAATGGGTCAAAAGCAAAAACaag GTATTGAGTCAACACATGTTTACGAGAGGGAAGTTGGTGGAAATGACCCGTGAAATTAGTGAAAGTGAAAAGGAAAAAATTTGGGTCCGAGCATTGGTAATTACAGAAGTTCGGAAACAAGGAGATGATAGAAGAAAATTTCTGATCAAAAGATGTACAATCTCACAAAATTCGAGTGATGAAGCGGAAGGAAAACATTTAATAGTTGATATTTGCAAAATAAGGCCATCTCCTCCTCGAGATCTTTGTGCAGAGTACAGTCTGAACGACTATGTTGAAGTGGTTGTTACCCATGGGTGGCGCAAAGGTCGAGTGACGGAAATTCTCCTTGAAAACAAATACAAAGTGTATTTCGCTGCCACAAAAGAGGATGCGGTTTTTAATTATACTGAGATTAGGCTGTCAATGGAGTGGCTAGGTGGTGGTAGTTGGATTCGCGCACATGAG AGAGAATTTGAAAATAATGCTGGCACACCAATCAGACCCGGTCAAGATAGTCCTAGTAACACACTTGCCACCGATGAAGATGATACGTTGAATGATGATGCCACCAAAATCAGATCCGATCAAGAGAGCCCTAGTATCACACTTGTTTTAGAATCCAATGAAGAGGATAAGGTGAATGATGATGCCACAGAAATCACATCCTCTCTCGAGAGACACAGAAACACTTCTGTTTTAGAAGCCACTGAGGCTGAAACACAAAACCATGAAACCATATAT GGAAAGGAGTTACCATTACCTCATGAATCAGAAGATATGATGGATGATGTAGCCACTCCAATCATAGACCCTCAAGAGATTCCACGAG GTGAAACGATGAGTGAGTCTAATGACAAGATTGCTTTGCCAAAAAGAATCTCCGAAACTGGTACAAAAGGAGTCGTATTGCAAAGAATTAACAAGCGCTCCAATCTGAAGTTGGTTGGTAAAGTTGAAACCCTTTTGGGCAAAGAATTCAAGAAGCTTGAAGATTCATTCTTGGCTCCGGTAATTAAGATGGGAAGGAAGCAGAAGCTTATGGTGTTTTCAAGGCATTTGATTCATCACTTACTCTTAAGGAGAATTGATATAGGCGAGAAGGGTTTGTGGTTTACTTTTGGAGAACAACTAATGAGGTTTTCTCTAAGAGAATTCCACTTGACAACGGGTCTGCCTTGTGTtgttgataaagatgaagatgaagccgAGACTTCagcaacaaaaaagaagaagaaagatccaTGGATGAACAAGAATCAAACTCTAAACACCTTGCTTAAGCTTCTTGTCGAAAAGAGTAAAGAGCTTACTGCTGATCAGAGATTAAGATTGGGAGCTACAATCCTTGTGGAAGGGATATTGATGGCAAGCAATCCGGTGACAAGTATTCCAGAAGAGCGTCTGCTTAGAGCTAGAAATTTCAAAGAGTTTTGCAAGTATCCCTGGGGGAATTTGGCCTTTGATTATTTACTGAAAGAAGTGAAGAGCTTTACCTATGCAAAGCTGACGGAGAATAATCAATACGCGATTTGTGGCTTTATATATGCGCTTCAGCTCTGGGCGTTATCTTCTGTGAATCAACTAGGCACATTCTTTGGTATTAGCGATGATGGAATTCAGTTTCCCTTGTGCTTGCATTGGAAAGAAACCAAAGCGCTTACTATTGAGGAGGTTAACAGATTCGACCAAATGGAGAAG GTTGATGTCAAATGTATCCTTGGAGATCCCGGATTGCATAGCGACTTGGTTGAAGATGTTGACTGTGAATTTGGAAGAGTTGTTGATCTTGTCAAAAGAGGATATCGTTTGAAGAGACAAGATTGGCTCAATAGAAGTGTCGACATTGCCGTTGCTGAAGCTGAAGTGGACGAAAATAATTCTGTTCCTGGGATTGATGCAACTGATCAAGAAAAGATTGAATTCCTCAATAATAAGGTAGTGTCTCTTGAAGAAAGAGTGAAGTACCTTGAAGGTCTTTTGAACATTCGTGGAGAAACTGTGAAG GAAACTGAGAAGTCAAAAGAAACTGAAGCCGCCACAAAAACCAAG GTAAATGGACAGAATGCCGATTATGAACTTGACGAAAATGAAGTTTTAGGAGTTTATATAGATGCCAAAAGAAAGGAAATCGCTaag AGAAAGAAGAATGGTGTAAGACCTCCACGTGAAGTAGGACATCAAGATGAAGATGATGTAGAAGTCGAAGTCAATGAA gaacaaccacaagaagaagaggaacaacaacaagaagatgATACAGAAGACGATGTGGACGATGGTGATAAAGAGAGTGAAAATCCGGAAACCAATGAA GGACAGACACAAGAGGAAGAGGAACAACACCAAGAGGATGACGCAGAAGTCAATGAA gaacagccacaagaagaagaggaacaacaagaagaagaggatacAGAAGACGATGTGGACGACGGTGATAAAGAGAGTGAAAATCCGGAAACCAATGAA GAACAGAAACAAGAGGAAGAGGAGCAACAACAAGAGGATGACACAGAAGTCAATACAGATGTTGACGTCGGTGCTAAGGAAAATGGATCTGAAAACCCCGTGAAAGGTTCAAAGAAACGTGGAAGAAAGGTAAATATCTCTCAGtgtataagggtttataaaatgtTGTTTAGTATAATCtatgtaactttttttattgtgtcaTCAAAATTGAAGGATGGAGAAGAAAATGAGGATGCATATGAAAAGCCCGTGAAGGTTACAAGGAAAAGTGAAAGAGTAACTAAG GGTGGAGAAGTAAATGAGGATGCATCTGAAAAGCCCATGAAGGGTACAAGGAAAAGTAAAAGAGGAACTAAG GATGGAGAAGAAAATGAGTATGCATATGAAAAGCCCGTGAAGGTTACAAGGAAAAGTGAAAGAGTAACTAAG GGAAAGAAGAAAGGTGTAACACCCCCACGTGAAGTACAACAACAAGTAGAAGATCATGCAGAAACCAATGAA GATGGAGAAGGGAATGAGGATGCATCTAAAAAGCACGTGAAGTTTACAAAGAAGAATGGAAGAGGAAATAAG GAACACAATGTTGGCACCCCCAAatcgaaaaaacaaaagaaacaatttgAGAAAGATTCAGCTGATGATGTGATAGGAAGTGTTTTGGAAGATCTTAAAAATGCCGATTAG